The window CTTCGCCGCCGGCTCCGGGGTCTGGGTGGCCGCGAACGCCGACACCGCCCCCGGCGCCTCGGTGGTGCTGATGGCGATCGCCTCGTTCGGGGTGGTCGCGGTCCTCGGCGCGGCGTGGCGGATGCTGCGCCGGCGGCGCACCCCCGCCGCCGCGCCCACGCCGGAGCCGCACGAGGTCGTGCTCCACTGATCCTGGTCAGCGCCGTGTCAGTGGGATTGGTTACCGTTACACGGTGACCGACGGATCAGGCTACGACGCCTTCGAGGGCGCGAGCGAGCTGCTGCGTGCCCTCTCGGCACCGATCCGGCTGGCCATCGTCAGCGAGCTCGCCGAGGGCGAGCGCTGCGTGCACGAGCTGGTCGACAAGCTCGGCGCCGCCCAGCCGCTGGTCTCCCAGCACCTGCGGGTGCTGCGGGGCGCCGGCGTGGTGCGCGGTTCCCGGCGGGGTCGCGAGATCGCGTACGCGCTGGTCGACGAGCACGTCGCACACATCGTGGCCGACGCGGTGAGCCACGCCGGGGAGGGATCATGATCATGGCGGGTTCCACGGTCCGCAACACCCGGCAGCGCTCGGCGGTGAGCGCGCTGCTCGGCGAGCTGGAGGGCTTCCACAGCGCGCAGGAGCTGCACGCGATGCTGCGCGAGCGCGGCGAGCGGGTCGGGCTGACCACCGTCTACCGCACGCTCCAGGGGCTCGCCGACACGGGCGAGATCGACGTGATGCGCCCGCCGGGCGGCGAGCACCTCTACCGCCGGTGCAGCGAGGGCCACCACCACCACCTGGTCTGCCGGACCTGCGGCCGCACCGTGGAGGTGGCGGGGCCGACGGTGGAGAGCTGGGCCGAGCGGGTGGCGGCGAAGCACGGCTACGCCGACGTCAGCCACACCCTGGAGATCTTCGGCACCTGCCCGGCCTGCGCGAGCTGACCCCGCCCGTAGCGCCGTCCGCCGGGCCCCCGTTGCGTCGGCGCCCGCCGTCCGCCGGGCTGAGTGCCGTCGTTCGCGCCGTGCCAGGGGCCCGCGCACGTGGCACGCTGTCCGGCGTGAAGATCTACGCCGATCGTTTCCCGACCGCCGTCCGACAGTTGATCACCGACCTGCTCGTCGTCGCCTGGGTGTACGGCGCGATCCGTGGCGCGCTGTGGCTGCACGACCTGGTCCAGAAGCTCGCCGTACCCGGGCAGAAGCTGGAGGGGGCCGGCGGCGGCCTGGCCGACAACCTGGCCGACGCCGGCGGCAAGGTCGGCCGGGTGCCGCTGGTCGGTGACGAGCTGACCGCGCCGTTCGAGCGGGCCGCCACCGCCGCCCGCTCGCTGGCCGAGGCGG is drawn from Micromonospora sp. NBC_01740 and contains these coding sequences:
- a CDS encoding ArsR/SmtB family transcription factor translates to MTDGSGYDAFEGASELLRALSAPIRLAIVSELAEGERCVHELVDKLGAAQPLVSQHLRVLRGAGVVRGSRRGREIAYALVDEHVAHIVADAVSHAGEGS
- a CDS encoding Fur family transcriptional regulator yields the protein MAGSTVRNTRQRSAVSALLGELEGFHSAQELHAMLRERGERVGLTTVYRTLQGLADTGEIDVMRPPGGEHLYRRCSEGHHHHLVCRTCGRTVEVAGPTVESWAERVAAKHGYADVSHTLEIFGTCPACAS